TCCAGACGACTAGCTTCTTTGCGTTGGAATAATAGGTTGTTGTAGCACTCTAGCAGAAGTTTTATCTCTTTGTTTAGATCTGCTAAAGAAAAAAAGGTCATTTCCCGAAGGGGATAATAAATCCGTTGATAAGCTAGATGCACCGCGTTTTCCACCAGCGCTTTATCTTGAGGGGAGTAACTACGCGTTGGATTGACCACGCAGTTGTAATGGCGGGCAAAGTCTTTAAAACTACGGTTAACCTGAGCTTCGTATCTACTAGATCTGGTAACGGCTGATTTTAGATTGTCTGATACGATGGCCTTGGGTACTCCCCCGTAGAAATGAAGGGCGTTTTCGCAACAACTTATAAAATCTTCACGCTTTTGGCTCATACAAGCCTCAACATAGGTATACTGACTGTTAGGGAGCATGGCAACAAAGACCTCTACTGGAAGTATCTCGCCTGTGATTTTGTCTACTATCTGAAGTTTTTTTCCAGCAAAGTCCACGAACATCTCTTTCCCTGCCTCGTGTTCAAGTTTCATAGATCCCTTGATCTTGGCATATTTACGATGGTAATGCTCCATGAATTGAGTGTAACTATAAGGGTCTTTAACCTTTTGACTATATTCTGTGTAGTGGTACAAAAAAGTAAATCCTGGGTGGTTCCGAGCCTTATTAATACTTTCAAAATAAAACATCAATTCATCATAGCGTTTGTTATTTATGGTTGTATGAGATGTAAAGAGCTTTTCTAGGGTGTGGTTGTCTAGCTTTAATAACTCCTTAAAACTATAACCACTACCTTTAAATAGGTGTATATAGCTATTTATAGTGTTGCGGGAAATGCCAAGTGTGGCTCCAATTTGACGGTTACTATAACCATCTTGTTTTAAGTTGATAATTTGTTTTAGGTCCATTGGATCAAGTGTGTTGGCCATATCGCTTTTTAGAGCAATAAGGTAATTACTTGATCTCTTAAAGTGGCACAAATCGAAACGGAAACATTGGCACAAATCAAACCGTTTTTAGCTAACTCAATTTCCGTGTGGCACAATTTAAACCGAAATCAACGGCACAGTAACTCCGAAATCACTGGCACAAATCGAACCGTGTTAGCCACTTATATTAAATTTATTT
This genomic interval from Tamlana carrageenivorans contains the following:
- the istA gene encoding IS21 family transposase; its protein translation is MANTLDPMDLKQIINLKQDGYSNRQIGATLGISRNTINSYIHLFKGSGYSFKELLKLDNHTLEKLFTSHTTINNKRYDELMFYFESINKARNHPGFTFLYHYTEYSQKVKDPYSYTQFMEHYHRKYAKIKGSMKLEHEAGKEMFVDFAGKKLQIVDKITGEILPVEVFVAMLPNSQYTYVEACMSQKREDFISCCENALHFYGGVPKAIVSDNLKSAVTRSSRYEAQVNRSFKDFARHYNCVVNPTRSYSPQDKALVENAVHLAYQRIYYPLREMTFFSLADLNKEIKLLLECYNNLLFQRKEASRLELFQSVEREYLKPLSSTRYEIKEYRRAKVQKIGYIYFSPDKTYYSVPYRYIGKETTLHYTKGMVEVYYNQQRIAIHQRSGSKGAYITNKDHLSSSHKQYSQWSPQYFKNKAAVHGSYVAACVERIIAALDYPETGYKRAMGVIQLHKSYGSQRLDNACKRAIQADAVSYNRITNILKNNLDQSSLFLQEETDRGSHIPKHANIRGASNYK